The following proteins are co-located in the Gossypium hirsutum isolate 1008001.06 chromosome A02, Gossypium_hirsutum_v2.1, whole genome shotgun sequence genome:
- the LOC107927475 gene encoding uncharacterized protein, translated as MANLVPGVLLKLLQHMNTDVKVAGEHRSSLVQVVSIVPALAGGELFPNQGFYLKVSDSSHATYVSLPDEHDDLILSDKIQLGQFIHVDRLESASPVPILRGVRPVPGRHPCVGSPEDIVATHSLGFLNNGSKSGLGSKPGEKVKSPSKVVLGSGYGGEKGKSVGSRSNVGSKDDGTDKKTKPGSLTRTKSLLSKPALSVDVKRDSSGKLKALSSRSIPSSPTSCYSLPTSFEKFATRVKHQTEIKGMKKGSPKVGSLEKTNSFNGPSSTGKKAPVIKTLVHGIELGAKALRKSWEGNMEVKGKNHLNKPKATKHDTKGESRSTSAPRKSTSSEKLSSREETKLPTSTRSLKEESKPQVSTRKVVGNGMSSDHDKQNKPKTYVGNKCGEPTNNGGLGNLVKVQINSKRLTDGSSVSWGSLPSSLSRLGKDIMRHRDAAQTAAIEALQEAAASESLLRCLSLYSDLTTSAKEDNPQPTVDQFLTLHASLNNARMVADSLSRTIPVGSSPESEGTVSEEAVKVASDRRKYAVSWVQAALATNMSSFSVFTKEHHSTSIHGSAFAQSQKIIPANQNMLILEHSAKNCSTKTQVKARPVVGSKLVAQGVLRKPGNGSALGPKAPVQPPPEIWTRGNGLDEVVDMADMLQMESQDWFLGFVEKFLDADVDTSVLSDNGQIAGMLTQLKSVNDWLDEISSSKDEGETPPHVSLETVDRLRKKIYDYLLTHVESAAAALGGGSQSSPPIRTVETKARK; from the exons ATGGCAAATCTTGTTCCAGGGGTTCTTTTGAAGCTTTTACAACATATGAACACTGATGTTAAGGTTGCTGGTGAACATAGGTCATCATTAGTACAAGTAGTGAGTATAGTTCCTGCATTAGCAGGTGGTGAGTTGTTCCCTAACCAAGGTTTTTATCTTAAAGTTTCAGATTCATCTCATGCTACATATGTATCATTGCCTGATGAACATGATGATTTAATTCTTAGTGATAAGATCCAATTAGGTCAGTTTATACATGTAGACCGGTTAGAATCCGCTTCACCGGTTCCGATTCTTCGTGGGGTTCGACCGGTTCCCGGTCGGCACCCTTGTGTGGGAAGCCCTGAGGATATTGTTGCAACTCATTCTCTTGGGTTCCTCAATAATGGTAGTAAAAGTGGGTTGGGTTCAAAACCAGGAGAGAAAGTTAAGTCACCATCAAAAGTGGTGTTAGGTAGTGGTTATGGTGGAGAGAAAGGGAAATCTGTTGGGAGTAGATCAAATGTTGGATCAAAGGATGATGGAACGGATAAGAAAACAAAACCAGGTTCTTTGACTCGAACTAAGTCTTTATTGAGTAAACCGGCATTGAGTGTGGATGTGAAGAGGGATTCTTCAGGGAAATTGAAAGCTTTAAGTTCGCGGTCAATTCCTTCGTCCCCAACAAGTTGTTACTCGTTGCCAACTTCTTTTGAGAAGTTTGCAACCAGGGTTAAGCATCAAACTGAAATAAAGGGGATGAAGAAAGGAAGTCCCAAGGTGGGATCTTTGGAGAAGACAAATTCCTTTAATGGGCCAAGTTCAACTGGAAAGAAAGCACCTGTCATCAAAACTTTGGTTCATGGGATTGAATTAGGGGCAAAGGCTTTGAGAAAGAGCTGGGAAGGGAATATGGAAGTAAAGGGTAAGAACCATTTGAACAAACCAAAGGCAACCAAGCATGATACCAAGGGAGAATCTCGGAGCACTTCG GCTCCAAGGAAAAGCACATCAAGTGAAAAGTTGTCGTCCAGGGAGGAGACTAAGCTCCCGACATCTACCAGGTCATTAAAAGAGGAGAGCAAACCTCAGGTGTCAACTAGGAAAGTCGTGGGAAATGGAATGTCGAGTGACCATGACAAACAAAACAAACCCAAAACGTATGTTGGGAATAAATGCGGAGAACCAACTAATAATGGTGGCCTTGGAAACTTGGTTAAGGTTCAGATCAATAGTAAAAGATTGACAGATGGAAGTAGTGTTTCATGGGGCTCACTCCCCTCTTCACTTTCGAGGCTCGGGAAG GACATCATGAGACACCGGGATGCAGCGCAAACAGCTGCAATAGAAGCTTTACAAGAGGCTGCTGCTTCTGAGAGCTTACTTCGATGTTTAAG CTTATATTCCGATCTTACTACCTCGGCCAAGGAAGACAACCCTCAGCCGACCGTGGATCAGTTCTTGACTCTCCATGCAAGCTTGAATAATGCTCGCATGGTTGCAGATTCTTTATCGAGAACTATCCCAGTCGGTTCATCTCCGGAATCGGAAGGTACCGTATCAGAAGAGGCAGTAAAAGTCGCATCAGATAGACGGAAATATGCAGTTTCGTGGGTGCAAGCTGCATTGGCTACCAATATGTCATCATTCTCTGTATTTACCAAAGAACATCATTCAACCTCGATTCATGGTTCAGCTTTTGCACAAAGCCAGAAGATCATCCCTGCCAACCAAAACATGTTAATTCTTGAACATTCGGCTAAGAACTGTTCCACAAAAACCCAAGTAAAAGCCCGTCCGGTAGTTGGTTCTAAGCTTGTAGCACAAGGTGTTCTTCGTAAACCCGGGAATGGCTCAGCTCTTGGTCCCAAGGCTCCGGTTCAACCACCACCTGAAATATGGACAAGGGGAAATGGCCTTGATGAAGTTGTTGACATGGCAGATATGTTGCAAATGGAATCCCAAGATTGGTTCCTAGGATTTGTCGAGAAATTCTTGGATGCCGATGTAGACAcatctgttctatccgacaacgGTCAAATAGCCGGGATGTTGACACAGCTCAAGAGTGTTAATGACTGGTTAGATGAAATTAGTTCGAGTAAAGACGAAGGTGAGACACCCCCACATGTTTCGTTAGAAACAGTTGATCGGCTCCGgaagaaaatatatgattatcttCTTACACATGTAGAGTCTGCCGCCGCAGCTCTAGGTGGTGGATCACAGTCGTCACCTCCCATCCGAACAGTTGAAACAAAAGCGAGAAAGTAA
- the LOC107927512 gene encoding probable hydroxyacylglutathione hydrolase 2, chloroplastic, whose protein sequence is MQMLSKASSAMASFPCSRVRSGLCVWPGLRQLCIRKGLEYGLRLLSMPLKTLRGASRSLRVAEFCSVTNVSSSLQIELVPCLRDNYAYLLHDVDTGTVGVVDPSIAMPIIDALSRKNRNLNYILNTHHHHDHTGGNAELKARYGAKVIGSGIDKDRIPGIDIVLNDGDKWMFAGHEVHVIETPGHTRGHISFYFPSSAAIFTGDTLFSLSCGKLFEGTPEQMLSSLQRIMSLPDDTNIYCGHEYTLSNSKFALSIEPKNEALQSYAAHVTHLRNKGLPTIPTTLKKEKACNPFLRTSSSEIRQALNIPANANAAEALGVIRQAKDNF, encoded by the exons atgcAAATGCTCTCTAAAGCTTCATCTGCTATGGCCTCCTTTCCTTGTTCAAgg GTGAGGAGTGGGCTTTGTGTTTGGCCAGGCTTGAGGCAACTTTGCATAAGAAAGGGTCTCGAGTATGGCTTGCGCTTATTATCGATGCCCCTCAAAACCTTGCGCGGGGCAAGTCGTTCTCTTAGGGTCGCGGAGTTTTGTAGTGTCACCAACGTGTCTTCCTCATTGCAAATTGAATTG GTACCATGTCTTAGAGACAACTATGCATATCTTTTACACGACGTGGACACAGGCACGGTTGGAGTCGTTGATCCTTCAATAGCTATGCCCATTATCGATGCTTTGAGTCGGAAAAACCGgaacttgaattatatattgaataCCCATCACCATCACGATCATACTGGTGGGAATGCAGAGCTGAAAGCAAGGTATGGAGCAAAG GTTATTGGTTCGGGAATAGACAAGGATAGGATTCCTGGAATTGATATTGTTCTAAATGATGGGGACAAGTGGATGTTTGCGGGTCATGAGGTGCATGTCATTGAAACTCCTGGTCATACCCGAG GCCATATCAGCTTCTATTTTCCAAGTTCTGCAGCAATATTTACCGGGGACACATTGTTCAGCTTATCATGTGGCAAGCTTTTCGAAGGAACCCCGGAACAG ATGCTTTCTTCCCTTCAGAGGATCATGTCTCTGCCTGatgatacaaatatatattgTGGTCACGAATATACTTTG AGTAATTCGAAATTTGCATTGTCGATAGAACCCAAGAACGAAGCACTTCAGTCGTATGCAGCGCATGTAACTCACCTTCGCAACAAAGGGTTGCCTACG ATTCCAACTACACTGAAAAAAGAGAAGGCGTGTAATCCGTTCCTTCGAACATCGAGCTCAGAAATCAGGCAGGCATTAAATATTCCGGCCAATGCAAATGCGGCTGAAGCACTGGGTGTCATTCGTCAAGCAAAGGATAATTTCTAG
- the LOC107927482 gene encoding calreticulin-3 — MGKLVPDRSFFLLFFLFLHFLLFDFALSEIFFEERFEDGWKSRWVLSDWKRSEGKAGTFKHTAGKWSGDPDDKGIQTYNDAKHYAISAKIPEFSNKNRTLVVQYSIKLEQDIECGGGYIKLLSGYVNQKKFGGDTPYSLMFGPDICGTQTKKLHVILSYQGQNYPIRKDLQCETDKLTHFYTFILRPDASYSVLIDNRERETGSMYTDWDILPPRKIKDVKAKKPADWDDREYIEDPDDVKPEGYDKIPAQIPDPKAKEPDDWDDEEDGIWKPPKIPNPAYKGPWKRKKIKNPNYKGKWKTPWIDNPEFEDDPDLYVLRPIKYVGIEVWQVKAGSVFDNILICDDPQYAREVVEDIWARNREAEKEAFEEAEKERRAREEEEAKRAREEGEKRRRERDHRHRDRRHRRRHDPRDYLDDYHDEL, encoded by the exons ATGGGCAAACTCGTTCCCGATCGCtcgtttttccttttatttttcctttttcttcactTTCTCCTCTTCGATTTCGCTCTCTCTGAGATTTTCTTCGAAGAACGCTTCGAAG ATGGGTGGAAGAGCCGATGGGTGCTGTCAGATTGGAAAAGGAGTGAGGGAAAAGCCGGCACCTTTAAGCACACCGCCGGCAAGTGGTCTGGCGATCCTGATGATAAAG GTATTCAGACTTATAATGATGCCAAACATTATGCCATCTCTGCTAAGATACCAGAGTTTAGCAACAAAAACAGAACTCTAGTGGTCCAGTATTCTATTAAACTTGAACAAGACATTGAATGTGGTGGTGGTTACATCAAGCTTCTCTCCGGTTACGTAAACCAGAAGAAATTTGGTGGCGACACTCCTTACAG TTTGATGTTTGGACCAGATATTTGTGGCACACAGACCAAAAAGCTCCATGTTATACTATCCTACCAGGGACAAAATTATCCTATTAGAAAGGATCTACAATGTGAAACGGACAAGCTAACTCACTTTTACACATTTATTCTAAGGCCTGATGCCTCTTATAGCGTCTTAATTGATAACAGAGAGAGAGAAACAGGCAGCATGTATACTGATTGGGATATCCTTCCTCCACGAAAAATAAAGGATGTTAAAGCCAAAAAG CCTGCAGATTGGGATGATAGAGAATACATTGAGGATCCTGATGATGTCAAACCAGAG GGATATGATAAAATTCCAGCTCAGATTCCAGATCCAAAGGCGAAAGAG CCTGATGACTGGGATGATGAAGAGGATGGTATTTGGAAACCACCTAAGATCCCAAACCCAGCATACAAAGGACCATGGAAGCGTAAG AAAATCAAGAACCCCAACTATAAGGGAAAGTGGAAGACTCCATGGATTGATAACCCAG AGTTCGAAGATGATCCAGACCTCTATGTGCTGAGACCAATAAAATACGTGGGTATTGAAGTCTGGCAG GTAAAGGCTGGTTCGGTTTTTGACAACATATTGATTTGTGATGACCCACAATATGCAAGAGAAGTTGTAGAAGATATATGGGCCAGGAATAGGGAG GCTGAAAAGGAAGCCTTTGAAGAAGCAGAGAAAGAACGAAGAGCCCGGGAAGAGGAG GAAGCAAAAAGAGCTAGAGAGGAAGGTGAAAAGCGGAGAAGAGAGAGGGACCACCGACATAGAGACAGGAGGCACCGTAGAAGG CACGATCCTCGTGATTATCTGGACGATTACCAT GATGAACTATGA